The Branchiostoma lanceolatum isolate klBraLanc5 chromosome 12, klBraLanc5.hap2, whole genome shotgun sequence DNA segment aggtgaatccttttctgagcccttgttttagtgctttaaagcattactgcccatgggcaagtctatctcttgtatctgccctacagctggctgatagccaatttgtccctggcagtaactgacgtttcctgcctgcctcatgacccctcatgacccctcatgaccaactttgcaccctctacccgtatcaatatcccctgaaacaacacagcccacacgtcgcaaccagaacgcatagtaagagcatacaatctaacacatttttacacttttctcgttaattatgcaaagtacttcgcccaaaatctaatcatcttgagatttcccacatacacacggacacaccaaatacgacaacaaaccatccaggcgttctcgacttatcctgttcactaacagacacacagacattcatcaaaaaataacctactcgacgaaaaatttcgtcgcgaaggtaataatactGGTGTGATGACATAGATCCTATATATAGTCAAgtcaaatcaaagtttattgtaacgttacaacgaATGTATAATGTATGTCCCGGACAATACGATCATGGCTTTATCTGTATATTGGTAAAAGGCTTTCGTCATAGACTGGACTTTGGCCTTTAACATTGCTAAATGTGTtagcccccccctccccatccacacacacacacacacactcacacgcacacacaagaCTGCTAATGCCTTGCCAATAGTTACACTTACATCAAATGACCTCGTTACgaaaaaaatatgatgatgaaatgacaTGTATGTAAATCCATTATTTTATACATCCAGGAAGTCTAGACTATAGTTCAGACTGCGATCGGCACGGTCGCTATGACCAAAACTTGCTGGTTGTACAAGTAATATTGAGTAGCTAGGGAGAGAGGTTTAAGGTACCATGAACGGTGAAATATTAAGTTAGACCAAACACTTGTGGCAAATGTGTTTGCTCAATACAAATATCGCTAAAAGTTGGCATGACAACAGCAGGCAGTGCGTTACGTAAGAGCACCTTGAATCGAATCCCTGATTGGCCAATTCCGAGGTGAAGAGTTCACGTGACCTGACACGTGATAATCATATGACCCAACTTGCGATATTCATATCTAGAGTTAAATCTACGACGTACGTGCAACAGTCTTCTGGTCTTATTCGTGCATACTTGTATTTGTAGTCAAAAGAAACGTTGTTTTAAAACgttacaatatatacatgttcGATAAAAAAGGGAGGTATTACATCTACAATGTGAGGTGAGTAGTCTTTTCTCTTTTGATATGAAGTGAGAAGTAATATTCCTACCTAGGCGATTCTCGCGATTTTGCTTAATGTTATGTAGGAACATAAGCCTGTTTAGAGACAGGTTTTTGACAACTCAAATATTACGCCGTTTTAACATGGTAACGATACCATGTTCAAATGGCGTAATATTTGAGTTGGGGAACTCTGTAAGAGTTACTTCAATTCAGTAAATTATTAGCCAATTCTAAGTTGAAAAGTTCAAATGAGCCTACACGTGGAAAGCGTACTTTAAAAAGGACCGTGCACAGGTAACAATATCGCTTAATGTTCCTGTGGTCTATTCAACCAATGGTAAAGAATTCAATTTTGTATTAAGGGGCGTTCTAAACCTTCTGGGCACTGTTATCCATTTGATTTTGGAAGAATCGCGTACGTGCCTGGGACAAGATGAGAGTTTTAAGGTAAGAGAGTATATATTATGTCTTACTGTGTATTTATACACACTGCAATGTTGCAGTGTATATACATCAAGTCATAAATCGGCAATTAGACTAAGTGTTTAAGGTGTGCTAGACACATATAGATTGCATGACGGAAGAAAATGTATGCAATTTCTTTTGGTTGAAAGTTACACGCTTTAGTTTGGTCTGTCTATGTGTTTCTGGCTTAATCGGGCAAATTAGGCATAATTAACATGCTAGATAACGTTGGACCTTGATGGAGTATTGTTGTTATTGATGGAGTGACATAGTCTCCACTGTGATTTCCTGTTCCAGTTTCACTACTTGTTGACAAACCGTTCGTACGTGACGACGACATCACAGCGGAACTAATGGCGAACCTCTTTCCTGAAATTGAAGTGTTAACCACCTCAAGAGGGCAGTGGACCCTTGATTGGATAAAGAAGACGCCATTGAAGTTTGCTAAAAACTTGAAAGTGTTGGACCTTATTGGCATTGGAGACTCCAGTTCAAGACAAGTAGAGAATACATTCTTCAATGCAGTGATTGACAAACTTGAAGCTGATGGCGTCGTTCACATCGGACTAGTTTCGTTCTATTTGCAAACAATTAGGGGTatggaaatggaaaaaaaggacGGAAGGTTTGTTGGCAGCAAAACGTACCGCAAAAATTCTCTCTCGAGTAACCGTTGATCACATTGTATTCGATGACTTCAATGATTTAGACTGCCTCGAGCAAATCTACATGATATGTGCCCAAGTCAATGATATGCAAGTACAAAATCCCATCAACATTTACTTCCCACATACGCGTTCTCTATGTTACTACACTACAGCCGATCCATGCCGACCCCCACAACTCAAATCTTATTCAGAACAAATTCACGACGGGTTCTATTTGAATGTACGCCTAAATCCCGTGAAAGCGGCTGTGCACCCATCTCAGGGAGACTATATTGATACTTGTAAGATGATAACAGTGCACATTGCTGTGTATATATGCAATGACCCTAGCTCCCATTCTACTTCAAAAATAAGGGCATCGCGAGGCCTGTCGTTAGAAAACTTTCCAAATATTGAAGTCATTCCTCATGACGATATAGGAACCATAGTAACGATCTGCAGTGAACTTGGGATAACATCTAAGGGTGAGTGGCCAATACAGTACGCAACAGTGTCAGAGCAATCAAGGAATAAGGACACTATAGCTAGGGACACGAGGTCTGCTTGTTTCGACTCCAGAGTAGGCCAATATAGCATTCCCTTGAATTTGAATGATGAAATGGACCCTTACAGCATGCCAAATTTGTCTGAGTCGCTACAGAAGATATGCCCCGAAGTTGGCCCTCCTCATTGTGTCACAGTTGCGGTTCTGGACACAGGGATTCTCGGTTGTCACAAAGAATTCCTTGATAAGATTGTTGCTATGAAGAACTTCGTGCCGAACGAAGCAAATGACCTCTGCTATGACTTTCACGGTCACGGGACGAGCTGTGCGGGTATTGTGCTTCGAACCGCTCCTTTCGTACGTTTGGTGATCTGTAAGGTGATGAGTAGTCAAGGTCATGGTCGACTGACATGGGCAGCAGAGGCCATTGATTGGTTGTTGAATGACAAGGCCGGTCCCAAGAACTACTGTCCAGTTGACATTATCTCCATGTCGTTCGGTTGTAACTCCTTTGATTCCGACTTGAGACGAGCGGTTTCTGAAGCTGTGGGCCGTGGCAAAGTGGTAGTTGCTGCCGCAAGTAACGACGGGAGAAAGAAACTCACGAACATCGCCTTTCCCGCGAGATTTGGGGACGTGATCTGTGTGGGAAGCTGCAACAATCTGGGCCAGCCGTCTTCCTTCACTCCAACTGGACGTGAGATTGACTTTCTTGCACCCGGGGAGGACATAGAGGCCCCAAGTTCTTCATATTGCGAATACCAGACCAGATCAGGAACATCAGAGGCGACACCAATAGTTGCTGGCATTGCAGCCATGGTGATCTCGTATGCAGAAACTACAGGTGCGATTGTTTAGTTCTAGATCTAATATTTGCACAGGTAGTCTACTTGTTCTGAATTCTTTTTACTCCATCTGTATACATTACCCATCATTGTATGAACTTGAACTGTAATTCTACAAAAGAGTATGTAGTACTGGAATGGAGCTAAATATCTGTTAAGTCTTTGGCGAAATTTCTGAGGTGTAGCGATTTTCTTATGCATTGTCTTTCCTATGTATTGTAATAACATACAATAAATATGTCCTTCTAGGCGGCCGAACGATGAGATCTACTGTCAGCCACACAGCTGTCATGCGGGAGATCCTCCGCAAGATGGCGTCCATGCCTGGTCATCATGACGAGCACATGGGGTGAGTACTTACTAACTTAGCATAAACTTGAAGTGCTTTGTCACATCACTTCAACATGAAATTTGCAACTTTATGTTACGGATGACTAGGCCTTGGATCGAACTCACGGCCTAccgaatgcaaggcaaacactctactcaTTAGGCCAATGCGCCGGTCCTCAAACTACAAGAGTGAAATTTGATTTTCCCATTTGTCGTTAAACGCACAGTTACGGTAACCTTGACCCCTGGCGGCTGTTCAAGTACGGACCGGACCACTTCCGGCAGGTGGTGGAGGAGATCGTCGGGCCGCTTCCCGCCGAGGCGCATGCGCACCAACCTGCAAGCACACGGAAGCGGAAACGGAGAGCAAGTGACTCTGAAGTTCACGTAAAGAAAGGAGATGGACCCTAGTAACGGAGtagtaatgaaaaaaaagaacgtAAACCAATACGAAACCGTAAGTTAACGCTCTTAGAAGAGTCATGTAAAAAGAAGCATGAACTACATGCATGCTCCGCTTGAATTGCATTTGTTCTGTCTTGAACGTTAAACCAGCTGTAAATGTAACTGTAGCTGTTTGATACAAGGAGGAAATGAGGAAAGCCACTGATACCTTTCTTGTGTATATTAGTGATGTAGATAAACCAGATTTGAGTTTGGAGACCCACAATAAAAGTAGCTGCTAAAAGAATTTGTGATGAATTGAACTAAAGTGTTATGGTATCCTGGCATTATGAGAGAtctgtatgatatgatatttcatatAGATATTCTACTATCTATGTGAAATAACTATCTTTTTGTCGAACTACAGACACAAAGAAAATAGCAAATAGCTGCATATTTTACTGATAGATCTATTGCATGCAATGGCTTTCTTACATTATATTGCACATTCTTTGGGACTTTACCATTGACAAGCAAACCTGATAGCATAAAGGTTAGATCTGGTCATGTGCAAATATCATTTTATGTAGCTACACTTTGATATTTCGTATTTTACGTGGTAGAATAGTTTTCACTAGTTGTACTACCTAATACTATAGTATTGACAACAACAATCACTGTACCAATCATCCCAAGAAGTTGAATGAAGCATAGCCATAACATTTTGTAAAGCCAGTTTGATGTGGAAAGTCTTATTGGTCAATGGAATTAAGTTTAAAGAAATGATCACATGTCTTTTGGATTTGACGATTGTATATATTTGAGTGgttgtatttttgtaacattATATCCTGAAAACGACTTGTCGAAATTGGTGGCTTCGTTGGCTGTTAGTAGTTGCTGCTACAGATCCAATCAGTAAGTCCTGATTGCTGAATTGTTAAGAGTCACATAGAAATGACAAATATGTCGTGcatatcttgtacatgtaatttctaCTACAAATGACAACTGTCACGTGTTggcaatatttttcatttttcaaagtcCTATGCTCACTTCCTGCTTTTTTGTTTGGTAAGATGTTTTGCTGTATCGAACTGAATAAAACTTTTCGTTGATTACAAGCTTGTTTCAACATATTCATTGTTATATGAATCATCTGTCTATATATTTTGATAGCATTAGATGCGGTTATATCGTTATTGCATTTTGATGGTGTCTTCGACTGAGGTATTTCGCCAAAATAATTAcaaatgttgtttattttgctACATGCACCATTCGCACGATGTATATCAAACAGAATaaggcaaagaaaaaaaaacaggaacattTTTGCAGAAGCATTGCACAATTTTAATGAAAGTTTCTAGGTAAATATATAATCACTATTATGACACTATTCGTCTCAAATGCAACAATGATATACACTGGCTAAACACAATAGCATATATCATATGAATGATACAATAAGCCTGTTGACTGATATGGAGTAAAGATGTTCCGTTTAAAAacgatacattgtacatgtacgttatcGACGAAACATTGCACCATAGGCGCCATCTACTGTCAATACTTAGTATTGCAAGCCTACAATTAAGAATGGGAGAACCGGCACAACGGCTCAATTAGCCATTGCGTAATTGACAGTATGTCACTTCCCTATGATTATTCTACCATTAGACACTATATGTAGAGTTACCAGGAAAGTCGCTGAATTTCTGTGAAAGTTATTCAATAACACAGAACATACATTACTGTTATCTACATTACAATAATTCGTCTCTAAAGGGCCAAAAAATATCGCACCATCGCTTTTAAAGCGTACAAGAGCGCTAGCATAGCGGCAAAACATATACAACATATGCTACATACAGTTTTTTGGTCTTATCTACAGGCCTACGTAGGGCGACCAACAGTCTCCTATCagacattttcaacatttcagcCAGAAAAAAACGACCTGCACTGCTTTTGTCTTCCACTACTTACGGAACTTCCTTCGGCTATTCCTTTTCGCCCGTTTTACAACTTATTACTCGGTGAAAAACGAGGGGAAATCTACTTATGTGAGACACGTTGATTTAGAAAATGCGTTTGACCAAGATTTTTCTAGTTGAAGGGGCCCCGACCATATTGCGATTTGCGCAATATATCCTAAATGAGTGGCAATAGAAAATTTATTCATAGCCCCTTTGGAGTAGATAGAAGCAGTCTTTTAAAAAGGTGAAATTTCGAAAATATCTCAATAGGTCTGAGACTATGGGCAGGTTTgcgccgttttttttttactcccaCCGTATATTTTTAGCTTTTGAAAAGTAAAAGCATAGCTCTATATGATCATTGAAAAAGGTGAAAGCTCAAAGGTCAGAGGTCTGAGACTGTGGACCTATTTTCTATGCTGTCCGCGGAGTGGCACAGGTGTAACCCACGGGCACGAATTCCTCCGCGTGCTGCCATTGGTCGTCACCGTCACGTGCCCACACGTTCATCTTGAACAGCACGGGCAGGCACACCATCCCCACCCGCCGCACACCGTTGTCAAGGCAACGGTCGTCGTCGTCTGTCCTCTCGGCCATGGTGATGGTGTGGGGGAAACGGGTGGCGTTGAAGTTGTGTTCGTATctggagatttaaaaaaaggcaagttttgtattttgtataggTTAGCCATTCAATGATACACTTGGATTTGTGGTCAGAAATAGGGGACAGCCTACCCTGACCTGGAGTCTACCGTGGTTTGGCCGGGCTCTCTTCGGGGCAGAGGAAGCTTTCCGCCGCCAGGGTAATCTTTGGCACCCGCTAGTAGTTTTACACGATAGGAGTTTGGCCAATTAAACTCATATCGTGTAAAACtaaaactactaccgggtgccaaagattaCCCTGGCGGCAGAAAGCTTCCTCTGCCCCCAAGAGAGCCCGGCCAAACCACGGTAGATTGGAGACCAAGGTAAGGACAGCCAAAATACGTCACGATTTTAACCCCATTATCTGCtaaagtttttttaaagttatacATGCTTGATTAGGTATGCAATAATACACTTCAGTTTTTGGGTCAGAATTATTAATAGCGGACAGAAGAAAAGGTATACGATTTTTCGTCCTAACATCTGCTTATGAGATCACGCCAGGTAGGTAACCACGTACGTTTTCGAACCAGTCTTTCTCAATTCTGATGTGATTCCTAATGGAATTAGGGTGTATTAATTGTCTAACTGGGGGTACCCTTAGTCGTTTAACTGGGGGTTCCCCGACATCTCATCAACACACCATAATTGCTTATTTCCTTTGACACACCTCTCCTTTACCGCACATTTCCCTAATGAGCGAAGACATAGAAAAGTTTGGAATAGGGTGGTTAGTTCATTAGTTTTTTCCCCGGAATTACAGAGGGTAGATTGTAATTAAGGTGGAAGAGGGAACTGGTGGCGAAGATACGGCCTACTTAGCAGTCTCAATGAGTTGGTTAATTTTGGTAAACAATGTGGTTTGTTCTGATGGCATATCTGTTTTAATCGTCCTGTTTTAATTGTATTTAACGGAGGCTGTCCAACAacagttgctaactgggagaccccctttgaaatcctgggaagggcatctagATTGGGGCTGCAGccttctttcggaagggacgtcaAATGGGGGTCAGGTGTTTGAGGAGGTTTCTCGTGCGCGTTAAAGGGGGAGTGATAGCAACCCCCCCCCTGtaaaaataccctgctacagaaacttGTTGACCTACGTGCCACTATAGGTACTACAAGGTGACCATAAACAAATTTCCAGACTCGTACATATTAGCGAATGGATGCTAGCgaagttaccccccccccctctggaaAATACTTTCCTTTGTCgtttcacttcgaccttgtcgaaaagcggccatattatggccgaacaagcattcgaagtaaaataaaggctttgacttgaataACTCATTTAAGAGACTGAAATAGGTAAAACTTACGTCCAGGGGCACATGGCGCGTCCTGCGGCGCTGTTGTCCCAGGCGATGGGAGGGTGGGACAGGTAGCTGTGGAAGTGGGGCGGCAGGTCTTCCGTGCTCCTCCGGTGCCGACCGGACAGACTTCCCGGTACTCCGGAAAACTCGGCCAAACTCTCGTCGTCAGCCTTGTGGGTGGGCATCGCCAGGCAGTTTAAAGGCGAGGCAAGCAGGAAGAGTAGGAACAGGGAATACTGTAGGAAAATATGAACAGCAATGTttattaatttctttctttttcgtTAGgcctatgaaaaaaatgttgtttccgaTTACAATCCTGAAAGAAATTTGGTAGGAAGGGATTCACTTTTTTGggccgaagtgatccaacagTTACAGTTATACAGGGGCGTCAAAATGAAAGGGACCTAGGTTTGGAGGGCCTGTTTGTATCACTTTTTCTATTGTCGCATGAATAAAGAGAGCATGTTAGAAAATGATTCTACAACGTTTTCCTTACTCCGAATGAAAATTTTACTCGGATTGAAAGTTCTATGTCTTTATATTTACAACACAATCTAGAACATCCTCCATTCTAAATGGAGCATTGATCATGAGCTTGAATCTAAAAAAGTGTTCTATGATACTTGGAGTATGAAAACTCACCGTAAAACTCATGCTGATATCTTCCAGTACTCGTCGGCGCTCAGGTTTTTCTCCGTCGGATACTTTGATGTCTTCTAGGATAAGTCGACTTCCAGGTGAAGGTATGGCTTTGGTTTGAAGGCAGAGCTTATATACCTGTAAGACGTGGCCTGAGGCATGCTCATTTTACACTTACATGCGTCATTTGAACATTTCAGAACAGGGAATCCCCTATACTAGCTCTTGTTCgtgtcttcttcttttttattaAGGAGCTATTTTCTACTTAAACTCCAGAACAGGCGACTCCCTCCGAAACACTTCCTTCAAATTACGTACATTACGTGTGCGTGATTATGTATTAGATATGAATTGGGTATTTCATCATTTCAATGAGCTAGCAACACCACAGGATGTCTTTTGTATTTCTTCGAACTGtatattaatttttttatacaGAAATTTCTTTTATTTAGAAAAGGTATCCTTTTAGAAATTTAATGAAATTTAATTTTCTAGGAAGAATATGTTACTGGCAAAACTATGTAATAACAGatgaaaataaagatatcaCTACAATTTCAATTGTCACCATGTTCCTATGAATTCTCTAAAGTAGATGCATGTAATAAGTAACCAGGTCTTCGTACTCTTGCACACGTTCTTATGTTTGTAACCCTTTCATTGTTTAGGTCATTGGTCATCGTAAGATTCAATTCTATTGATTACATATGGTGAGGACAAGATAGAAATGAAATGCATTTTCTGTCTCAGACCGTTGCTTATGTTCATAGTCATAATCTTTATTCGTCAGTCTCTTTTAGATGATtaaatatctatatctatatatgtattgtCATATTTGGGTTCAGGCTTTGTGACGTATATGATTACTGTCACGTGAATACATTTTCTTCCTCGTTATCAATATCACTCATACAGAGATCTTTACGAACCATTTCCTTATAATCAAATCGTCTCGTTAACGTCATCAATGCATTACTTTCAAGGACTTTTCCAATACAAGTGAAAACGTTTTTCGTTGTCCGGAAACATTTTCTATATACATTACTGTTTAGCCATAGACGTTAATAAGCTTTTGGTCGTTTCCATACTTTTAAATATCCAATAAACTACATTATCTATTCTAAAACTTGCCGCCCTATGCTAACCCTTCAAAAATACTGGAACACGCCGCGTGTCTTGTAATTGGGTTGACTGTTGCCTGGGGGGCTTCTATTTATAAGCCAACTGGTTAAGCAAC contains these protein-coding regions:
- the LOC136446511 gene encoding uncharacterized protein, which produces MICAQVNDMQVQNPINIYFPHTRSLCYYTTADPCRPPQLKSYSEQIHDGFYLNVRLNPVKAAVHPSQGDYIDTCKMITVHIAVYICNDPSSHSTSKIRASRGLSLENFPNIEVIPHDDIGTIVTICSELGITSKGEWPIQYATVSEQSRNKDTIARDTRSACFDSRVGQYSIPLNLNDEMDPYSMPNLSESLQKICPEVGPPHCVTVAVLDTGILGCHKEFLDKIVAMKNFVPNEANDLCYDFHGHGTSCAGIVLRTAPFVRLVICKVMSSQGHGRLTWAAEAIDWLLNDKAGPKNYCPVDIISMSFGCNSFDSDLRRAVSEAVGRGKVVVAAASNDGRKKLTNIAFPARFGDVICVGSCNNLGQPSSFTPTGREIDFLAPGEDIEAPSSSYCEYQTRSGTSEATPIVAGIAAMVISYAETTGGRTMRSTVSHTAVMREILRKMASMPGHHDEHMGYGNLDPWRLFKYGPDHFRQVVEEIVGPLPAEAHAHQPASTRKRKRRASDSEVHVKKGDGP
- the LOC136446479 gene encoding uncharacterized protein: MPTHKADDESLAEFSGVPGSLSGRHRRSTEDLPPHFHSYLSHPPIAWDNSAAGRAMCPWTYEHNFNATRFPHTITMAERTDDDDRCLDNGVRRVGMVCLPVLFKMNVWARDGDDQWQHAEEFVPVGYTCATPRTA